One genomic window of Tenacibaculum tangerinum includes the following:
- a CDS encoding gamma carbonic anhydrase family protein yields MPIIKPVRGKHPQIPKDCYIAENATIVGEVTMGTACSVWFNAVIRGDVHFIKMGDKVNVQDGAVIHATYQKSPTTIGNNVSIGHNAIVHGCTIHDNVLVGMGSIIMDDCIVESNSIIAAGAVVTKNTHIESGSIYAGIPAKKVKDISQELISGEIDRIANNYVNYSSWFKE; encoded by the coding sequence ATGCCAATTATAAAACCAGTTAGAGGAAAACATCCACAAATTCCAAAAGATTGTTATATAGCAGAAAATGCTACTATTGTTGGAGAAGTCACAATGGGAACAGCTTGTAGTGTATGGTTTAATGCAGTAATTAGAGGTGATGTACATTTTATAAAAATGGGCGATAAAGTGAATGTACAAGACGGAGCAGTAATACATGCAACTTATCAAAAATCGCCCACAACCATAGGGAATAATGTATCCATAGGTCATAATGCCATAGTACATGGCTGTACAATTCACGACAATGTATTGGTAGGTATGGGTAGTATTATTATGGATGATTGTATTGTTGAATCGAATTCTATTATTGCAGCAGGTGCGGTAGTAACTAAAAATACGCACATTGAAAGTGGAAGTATATATGCAGGAATTCCAGCTAAAAAAGTAAAAGACATTTCCCAAGAACTTATTTCTGGTGAGATTGATAGAATAGCCAACAACTATGTAAATTATTCAAGTTGGTTTAAAGAGTAA
- a CDS encoding DUF3179 domain-containing (seleno)protein has protein sequence MILRCIVLCFIFFSCKENIDTPSTSTMEEVSLWSVDESFIKEGAPFEYIENPSFKAVPEIEDLADEDRLLLVKIEDEIRAYPYHYLNYSEVVNDRIGSINYVASYCPQTKSGICFSGVVNNEKIPMIASGYLFKDNLVLSDLERENFWSQMLITGIRGESFYKNISKIYSFETSWETVKKYFPQAKVYYQNFLTEKSNLLNKKNTSSNWSSYIGVLEYGIETKAYVFNHTNFAELTMYEIFEKKNNIIVVGDNNKKFFTAFYVPEEANLKLVKDKFPVILEDDNGNMWDVFGESLGGNKEDKLKSPVFYNADLWAWEYFFENIEERQ, from the coding sequence ATGATTTTGCGTTGTATTGTTTTGTGTTTCATTTTTTTCTCTTGTAAAGAAAATATAGATACCCCTTCTACTTCTACAATGGAAGAAGTCAGCTTATGGAGTGTTGACGAAAGTTTTATAAAAGAAGGAGCACCATTTGAATATATAGAAAACCCTAGTTTTAAAGCAGTACCGGAAATTGAAGATTTAGCAGATGAAGATAGGTTGTTACTAGTTAAAATTGAAGATGAAATCAGGGCTTACCCCTATCATTATTTAAACTATTCTGAAGTAGTGAATGATCGCATAGGCTCTATTAATTATGTTGCGTCGTATTGCCCTCAAACCAAGAGCGGGATATGTTTTAGTGGGGTTGTTAATAATGAGAAAATACCAATGATTGCCTCAGGTTATTTGTTTAAAGACAATTTAGTTTTATCAGATTTAGAAAGAGAAAATTTTTGGTCTCAAATGCTAATAACGGGTATTCGAGGAGAAAGCTTTTACAAGAATATTTCAAAAATATATTCTTTTGAAACCTCATGGGAAACGGTAAAAAAATATTTTCCACAAGCAAAAGTTTACTATCAAAACTTTCTAACAGAAAAATCAAACCTATTAAATAAAAAAAACACCAGCTCAAATTGGTCTAGTTACATTGGAGTTTTGGAATATGGAATTGAAACAAAAGCGTATGTTTTTAATCATACTAATTTTGCAGAACTTACCATGTATGAAATTTTTGAGAAGAAAAACAATATAATTGTTGTTGGAGATAATAATAAGAAATTCTTTACCGCATTTTATGTTCCAGAAGAAGCTAATTTAAAATTGGTTAAAGATAAGTTTCCTGTTATTTTAGAAGATGATAACGGTAATATGTGGGATGTTTTTGGAGAATCTTTAGGAGGAAATAAAGAAGATAAGCTAAAATCTCCAGTATTTTACAATGCTGATTTATGGGCGTGGGAATATTTTTTCGAGAATATCGAAGAAAGGCAGTAG